Proteins from a genomic interval of Paenibacillus sp. FSL R5-0623:
- the secA gene encoding preprotein translocase subunit SecA, translating to MLGLVKKIFGDMNERDVKRLMKTVDVINKLEPQFQALSDEQLKGKTDEYRARIEKGETTDELLPEAFATVREASRRVLGKRHYDVQMLGGIALHEGRISEMKTGEGKTLVGTLPVYLNALMSKGVHVVTVNDYLAQRDSQEMGQIYEFMGMTVGVNLSGMDHALKQHAYACDITYGTNNEFGFDYLRDNMVLYKEQMVQRPLFFCIIDEVDSILVDEARTPLIISGQAQKSTDMYYAADRFVKRLVPEEDFTVDIKVKSVALTEAGVAKAEKAFGIENLYDHANVTLNHHIVQGLKANAIMRRDVDYVVSDEEVMIVDEFTGRLMSGRRYSDGLHQAIEAKEGIEVQNESMTLATITFQNYFRMYRKLAGMTGTAKTEEEEFKKIYGLEVLQIPTNRPNKRDDMADVVYKSIDGKFNAVVEEIVARHSKNQPVLVGTVSIENSERLSDMLKRRGVKHQVLNAKYHAEEAEIISGAGQAGAVTIATNMAGRGTDIILGEGVAEVGGLHIIGTERHESRRIDNQLRGRAGRQGDPGSTQFYLSLGDELMRRFGADNVLNMMERLGFEEDQPIESRMITRAVESAQKRVEGNNFDVRKVVLQYDDVMNQQREIIYKQRREVLESENIKQIVMDMIKPSIERIVEAHCGDDIPENWELQEVADYMNSKLLDDGSVTKDDLWGKEAEEIIEYLFERVQNKYNAREERIGEDMVREFEKVVVLRAVDSKWMDHIDAMDQLRQGIHLRAYGGTDPLREYQFEGFEMFHQMIASIQEEVATYVMRAQIESNQERQAVVEESQISTSGEPAEKRPVKVSDQIGRNDPCPCGSGKKFKHCHGQE from the coding sequence ATGCTAGGACTTGTCAAAAAGATCTTCGGCGACATGAATGAACGTGATGTTAAACGTCTGATGAAGACGGTCGATGTGATCAATAAACTGGAACCACAATTTCAGGCGTTGTCTGATGAACAACTGAAAGGTAAAACGGACGAATACCGTGCTCGTATTGAAAAGGGAGAAACAACAGATGAGCTTCTTCCAGAGGCATTTGCAACCGTACGTGAGGCATCACGCCGTGTACTGGGCAAACGTCACTACGATGTACAGATGCTGGGCGGTATAGCTCTGCATGAAGGCCGTATTTCCGAGATGAAAACGGGTGAAGGTAAAACGCTGGTAGGAACACTTCCGGTATATCTGAACGCGTTGATGTCCAAAGGTGTACACGTGGTCACAGTCAATGACTATTTGGCACAGCGGGATAGCCAGGAAATGGGACAAATCTATGAATTCATGGGCATGACGGTAGGGGTTAACCTGAGCGGTATGGACCATGCTTTGAAACAACATGCATATGCATGTGATATTACGTACGGAACGAACAACGAGTTTGGTTTTGACTATCTGCGTGACAACATGGTGCTGTACAAAGAGCAAATGGTACAACGTCCATTGTTCTTCTGTATCATTGATGAAGTAGACTCCATCCTGGTCGATGAGGCGCGTACGCCACTCATTATCTCTGGACAAGCTCAGAAGTCGACGGATATGTACTATGCAGCAGATCGTTTTGTGAAACGTTTGGTGCCGGAAGAAGACTTTACGGTAGACATTAAGGTGAAATCCGTAGCGTTGACTGAGGCAGGCGTGGCAAAAGCAGAGAAAGCATTTGGTATCGAGAACTTGTATGATCATGCCAATGTAACTCTTAACCATCACATTGTACAGGGCTTGAAAGCTAATGCAATCATGCGTCGTGACGTGGATTATGTGGTCAGTGATGAGGAAGTTATGATCGTTGATGAATTCACGGGTCGTCTGATGTCTGGACGTCGTTACAGTGATGGATTGCACCAAGCGATTGAAGCCAAAGAAGGCATCGAAGTACAAAATGAGAGCATGACGCTTGCTACGATTACCTTCCAGAACTATTTCCGGATGTACCGTAAACTTGCGGGTATGACGGGTACAGCGAAAACCGAGGAAGAAGAGTTTAAAAAAATCTATGGTCTCGAAGTACTGCAGATTCCAACTAACCGTCCGAACAAACGGGATGACATGGCAGATGTCGTGTATAAGAGCATCGATGGCAAGTTCAATGCCGTTGTAGAAGAGATCGTGGCACGCCACAGTAAGAACCAGCCGGTTCTGGTAGGTACAGTGTCCATCGAGAACTCGGAGCGCCTGTCTGACATGCTCAAACGCCGTGGTGTAAAACACCAGGTACTGAACGCCAAGTACCATGCGGAAGAAGCAGAGATCATCTCAGGAGCTGGTCAAGCGGGTGCGGTAACGATTGCAACCAACATGGCTGGACGGGGTACGGATATTATTTTGGGTGAAGGTGTAGCTGAAGTAGGCGGCCTTCATATCATCGGTACAGAGCGTCACGAATCACGCCGGATTGATAATCAGCTGCGTGGTCGTGCAGGACGTCAAGGTGACCCGGGTTCAACACAATTCTACCTGTCACTGGGTGATGAATTGATGAGACGTTTCGGTGCAGACAATGTACTGAACATGATGGAACGCCTTGGTTTTGAAGAAGACCAACCGATCGAGAGCCGGATGATTACCCGTGCAGTAGAATCAGCGCAGAAACGTGTTGAAGGTAACAACTTTGACGTTCGTAAAGTCGTTCTCCAATATGATGATGTCATGAACCAACAACGTGAAATTATATATAAACAGCGCCGCGAGGTACTGGAGTCCGAAAATATTAAACAAATCGTTATGGATATGATCAAACCTTCCATTGAACGTATCGTTGAAGCACATTGTGGTGACGATATTCCAGAAAACTGGGAGCTGCAGGAAGTTGCCGATTACATGAACAGTAAATTGCTGGATGATGGTTCGGTAACAAAAGATGATCTGTGGGGCAAGGAAGCAGAAGAGATTATCGAGTATCTGTTCGAGAGAGTTCAGAACAAGTACAATGCACGTGAAGAGCGAATTGGCGAAGATATGGTTCGTGAGTTCGAGAAAGTGGTTGTGCTTCGTGCAGTAGACAGCAAGTGGATGGATCATATTGATGCTATGGATCAATTGCGTCAAGGTATCCACCTTCGCGCCTACGGCGGTACAGATCCACTGCGTGAGTACCAGTTCGAAGGCTTCGAGATGTTCCATCAGATGATCGCTTCGATTCAGGAAGAAGTAGCGACTTATGTGATGAGAGCACAGATCGAGAGCAATCAGGAGCGTCAAGCGGTTGTTGAGGAAAGCCAGATCTCGACAAGCGGTGAACCTGCTGAGAAACGTCCAGTGAAGGTTTCTGACCAAATCGGGCGTAACGATCCATGCCCATGCGGTAGTGGCAAGAAGTTCAAACACTGCCACGGTCAAGAGTAG
- the raiA gene encoding ribosome-associated translation inhibitor RaiA has translation MNLSIRGQQIEVTDALKDYVDKKLSRLEKYFDAPLNSDGAVTLSTTRGLHTVEVTIPLKGIVLRAEDESDDMYASIDSVVDKLERQIRKHKTKINRKFRQEGSLKTLFVEDPTGTVATAELDTDTDDDDFEVVRTKRFMLKPMDVEEAILQMNMVGHNFFVFSNIDSEEVSVVYKRNDGKYGLIEQG, from the coding sequence ATGAATTTAAGTATTCGAGGTCAACAAATCGAGGTTACTGATGCTTTGAAGGATTATGTCGACAAAAAGTTGAGTAGACTCGAGAAGTATTTCGATGCACCCCTTAACTCTGACGGTGCTGTTACATTGAGCACGACGAGAGGTTTGCATACGGTAGAGGTGACGATCCCTTTGAAAGGCATTGTGCTCCGCGCTGAGGATGAGAGCGACGATATGTACGCATCCATTGACTCCGTGGTGGACAAGCTGGAACGTCAGATCCGCAAACACAAAACCAAAATTAACCGTAAGTTCCGCCAGGAAGGCAGCCTGAAAACACTCTTCGTTGAAGATCCAACAGGTACTGTAGCTACAGCTGAACTGGATACGGATACGGATGACGATGATTTTGAAGTTGTACGGACGAAACGCTTTATGTTGAAACCAATGGACGTGGAAGAGGCAATCCTCCAAATGAACATGGTTGGCCACAATTTCTTCGTATTCTCCAACATTGACAGTGAAGAAGTTAGCGTTGTTTACAAACGGAACGATGGTAAGTACGGATTGATCGAACAAGGTTAA
- a CDS encoding cold shock domain-containing protein — MQGKVKWFNAEKGYGFIETEDGGDVFVHFSAIQSEGFKTLEEGQSVEFDIVEGARGPQAANVIKL; from the coding sequence ATGCAAGGTAAAGTAAAATGGTTCAACGCAGAAAAAGGTTACGGTTTCATTGAGACTGAAGATGGCGGCGACGTATTCGTACATTTCTCCGCAATTCAATCCGAAGGATTCAAAACTTTGGAAGAAGGTCAATCCGTAGAATTCGACATCGTCGAAGGCGCGCGTGGACCGCAAGCAGCTAACGTAATCAAATTATAA
- the fliS gene encoding flagellar export chaperone FliS: MIKSPYDKYRQSSVQTSSPSQLVVMLYDGAIRFARTGIEGLKQNDYEATSLNLGKAQTIISELMSTLDNSVEISKGLYSMYEYTNYLLVQANIQKQPDKAEEAIGYLTDLRETWIQASKIAVSQSESAHG; encoded by the coding sequence ATGATTAAATCTCCTTATGATAAGTATCGGCAATCTTCGGTTCAGACATCGTCTCCTTCACAACTCGTTGTTATGTTGTATGACGGTGCAATACGATTTGCACGTACCGGTATTGAAGGATTGAAACAAAATGATTATGAAGCGACTAGTCTTAACTTGGGTAAAGCTCAGACTATTATTAGCGAACTTATGAGTACCTTGGACAACTCCGTTGAGATTTCAAAGGGATTGTATTCAATGTATGAATATACTAATTATCTCCTAGTACAGGCTAATATTCAGAAACAACCTGATAAAGCTGAAGAAGCCATTGGGTATCTTACAGACTTACGTGAAACATGGATACAGGCTTCTAAAATAGCTGTATCGCAGTCAGAGAGTGCACATGGATGA
- the fliD gene encoding flagellar filament capping protein FliD, translating into MVTRINGFSGMDIDSMVKSMMAAKRVPLDKMNQQKQILEWTRDSYREINSKLVEFRTNKLVDKYGKSAALNTNKSVINGNTTAVRAEAGPSATGIDMKVSVTQLASNKTVETRGVGQSVSSSKTLADLKMISDGVTDPAVLTDADRETYNKAVYPLTIGGVTFEDDKGEPLFNGTTSIATLVSTINGNSKSNVTAKFDEITGKLMFTSKKGGTLGNTDEIISSGDNSTLKLFNQSYDSVNDPTEFVEKTGKDSISLVNGVEFKNNSNSFTVNGVTLTLLKETSTTVGSVTTDTPAEISIQSDTETAVQNIKNFVEDYNSLLNLLNSKVDEAKYRNFTPLTDEQKSAMKDDDIKNWTEKAKSGLLKNDDILRSTISSMRSIISKEVVNLKEIGINLGDYNTKGKLELDEAKLKQALAANPQKAIDLLQGPASDSESGIFDKLASKFTETLDSMVKRVGTSKFSTDLTTTFNDQSVMGKRLKQYNDRISVMLTNLNNAETRFYKQFTAMETAMSKLSSQSSSLFSSLGMNS; encoded by the coding sequence ATGGTAACTCGTATTAATGGTTTTTCGGGTATGGATATTGATAGTATGGTCAAAAGTATGATGGCTGCCAAGAGAGTTCCACTCGACAAAATGAATCAGCAAAAACAAATCTTAGAATGGACAAGAGATAGCTACCGAGAGATTAATAGTAAGCTAGTTGAGTTTAGAACCAACAAACTCGTTGATAAGTACGGAAAAAGTGCAGCCCTAAATACGAACAAATCAGTTATTAATGGTAATACTACAGCAGTGAGAGCAGAGGCAGGTCCTTCAGCTACAGGAATAGACATGAAGGTAAGTGTAACACAACTAGCTTCTAACAAAACTGTGGAGACAAGGGGTGTGGGGCAGAGCGTTTCTAGCTCCAAAACTCTTGCTGACCTGAAAATGATTAGTGATGGTGTGACAGATCCGGCAGTATTAACTGATGCTGATCGTGAGACTTATAACAAGGCAGTGTATCCATTAACAATTGGTGGGGTTACTTTTGAGGACGATAAGGGGGAGCCATTGTTTAATGGAACTACGTCCATCGCAACTCTAGTATCCACAATTAACGGCAACTCTAAGTCAAATGTTACTGCTAAGTTTGATGAAATTACGGGTAAATTGATGTTTACCTCAAAAAAAGGTGGTACTTTAGGTAATACAGATGAAATAATCTCAAGTGGTGATAATAGCACATTGAAATTATTTAACCAAAGTTATGATTCTGTTAACGATCCCACAGAGTTTGTTGAAAAGACAGGGAAAGATTCTATATCGTTAGTTAATGGTGTTGAATTTAAAAATAATAGTAATAGTTTCACGGTCAACGGTGTAACCTTAACTTTATTAAAAGAAACATCCACCACAGTGGGTAGTGTTACAACTGATACACCCGCTGAGATTTCAATCCAATCAGATACTGAAACGGCAGTACAAAATATTAAAAATTTTGTAGAAGATTATAATTCGCTGCTTAATTTACTGAATTCGAAAGTAGATGAAGCCAAATATCGTAATTTTACACCTTTGACGGATGAGCAGAAATCGGCAATGAAGGACGATGACATAAAGAACTGGACAGAAAAAGCAAAAAGCGGACTTTTGAAGAATGATGACATTCTCCGAAGCACAATTTCTTCAATGCGGAGCATTATTTCAAAAGAAGTTGTAAACTTAAAAGAAATTGGAATTAATCTGGGAGATTACAATACCAAAGGTAAGCTAGAGCTAGATGAAGCGAAATTGAAACAAGCACTGGCTGCTAACCCACAGAAAGCAATTGATTTACTCCAAGGTCCTGCTAGTGATTCGGAAAGTGGGATTTTTGATAAATTAGCATCTAAATTCACTGAAACCCTTGATAGTATGGTAAAGCGTGTGGGTACAAGTAAGTTCTCAACAGATCTAACCACCACATTTAATGATCAAAGTGTTATGGGAAAAAGACTTAAACAATATAATGATAGAATCAGTGTTATGCTAACTAATTTGAACAATGCTGAAACACGGTTTTATAAACAATTCACTGCGATGGAAACAGCTATGAGTAAACTTAGCAGCCAATCCTCTAGCTTGTTTTCAAGCTTGGGAATGAATTCTTAA
- a CDS encoding flagellar protein FlaG, producing the protein MNVQLSLSASGSVSGQPRSDASGTGESVTSTPAIKNTKEMNLRELQGANVSIADEHLIKTIERAVQSLQGPQTTLEISVHEKTHDIMVKVLNRDTGELIREIPPEKTLDLVAKMMEIAGILVDEKI; encoded by the coding sequence ATGAATGTACAGCTTTCTCTATCTGCTTCAGGATCAGTTAGCGGACAGCCCAGATCTGATGCTTCAGGAACGGGTGAATCAGTAACCTCAACACCTGCTATAAAGAATACGAAAGAGATGAATTTAAGAGAATTGCAAGGTGCTAATGTCTCTATTGCTGATGAACATTTAATTAAAACGATCGAGCGTGCTGTGCAGTCCTTACAGGGCCCTCAGACAACCTTAGAGATAAGCGTGCATGAGAAAACTCATGATATTATGGTAAAAGTTCTTAATAGAGATACGGGTGAGTTGATTAGAGAAATTCCACCAGAGAAGACATTAGATTTAGTTGCTAAAATGATGGAAATTGCCGGAATATTAGTTGATGAGAAGATATAG
- a CDS encoding flagellin, with translation MIINHNIAALNTHRQLSANSANTNKNIEKLSSGLRINRAGDDAAGLAISEKMRSQIRGLDQASRNAQDGISLIQVAEGNLNETHSILQRVRELADQSANGTNTAEDRKALQNEVSQLKSEIDRIGDTAEFNTQKLLNGNLSGAGGSNGINQLSGSQVFKQTAGTLTGADASGVATNTGGAEELKFDKKDAIVIDGKTITVDWSKHLSEADKAVLTGDWSTTAMDATASGKIRDVLQKAINASIDDSGTGVEHIKVTDATPGTFKIESGSKGTSSKVENYFGDGATLTAKLADGTDAAGSGSVLDVFVGAAAEQATAVTVAAGENKVLDAIVAADKFSFSINGETRTVTGLNAAANSDAKALADALATAINAQILDINTKGGFTDTDKEIKDVEVKAENGRLTVTSPSGVIDFGELANGDVLSKLGLDQASREASGTGAVSLQIGANKGQNLTFSINDMRSNALGISGVDISSQTGAQNALTKLDSAISKVSSERSKLGAVQNRLEHTINNLGTTSENLTASESRIRDVDMAKEMMEQTKNNILAQAAQAMLAQANQQPQGVLQLLR, from the coding sequence ATGATTATCAATCACAATATCGCTGCGTTGAATACGCACCGTCAGCTGAGTGCAAACTCTGCTAACACAAACAAAAACATTGAAAAATTGTCTTCCGGTCTTCGTATCAACCGTGCTGGTGACGATGCAGCTGGTTTGGCAATTTCCGAAAAAATGCGTTCCCAAATCCGCGGTTTGGATCAAGCGAGCCGTAACGCTCAAGATGGTATCTCTTTGATTCAAGTGGCTGAGGGTAACTTGAACGAAACTCACTCTATCCTACAACGTGTTCGTGAATTGGCTGACCAATCTGCCAACGGAACGAACACTGCAGAAGACCGCAAAGCTCTTCAAAACGAAGTTAGCCAATTGAAATCTGAGATCGACCGTATCGGTGACACTGCTGAGTTCAATACACAAAAATTGTTGAATGGTAACTTGAGTGGTGCTGGTGGTTCCAACGGTATCAACCAACTATCTGGTTCCCAAGTATTCAAACAAACTGCTGGTACTTTGACAGGTGCAGACGCTAGTGGAGTAGCAACTAACACGGGTGGAGCAGAAGAGCTTAAGTTTGACAAAAAAGATGCAATCGTAATTGATGGAAAAACTATCACTGTCGACTGGAGCAAACATTTAAGCGAAGCTGATAAGGCTGTATTGACAGGTGACTGGTCAACAACTGCAATGGATGCAACTGCAAGTGGTAAAATCCGTGATGTATTGCAAAAAGCAATCAATGCATCTATTGATGATTCTGGAACTGGTGTAGAGCACATTAAAGTGACTGACGCAACTCCAGGTACGTTCAAAATCGAAAGTGGTTCAAAAGGGACTTCTTCGAAAGTTGAAAACTACTTTGGTGACGGTGCTACCCTCACAGCTAAGCTTGCAGACGGAACTGATGCTGCAGGAAGCGGTTCTGTATTAGACGTGTTCGTTGGTGCGGCTGCTGAGCAAGCAACTGCAGTAACAGTGGCGGCTGGAGAGAACAAAGTTCTTGATGCAATTGTCGCAGCTGATAAATTTAGCTTTAGCATCAATGGTGAAACTCGCACAGTTACGGGTCTCAATGCTGCTGCTAATTCCGATGCTAAAGCATTGGCTGATGCTCTCGCAACAGCTATCAATGCTCAAATCCTCGATATCAACACCAAAGGTGGATTTACAGACACCGACAAAGAAATTAAAGACGTTGAAGTGAAAGCTGAAAACGGTCGTCTGACTGTAACTAGCCCAAGCGGAGTAATTGATTTCGGTGAACTTGCTAATGGCGATGTATTGTCTAAACTCGGTCTTGATCAAGCTTCTCGCGAAGCTTCCGGTACGGGTGCTGTTTCTCTGCAAATTGGTGCGAATAAAGGCCAAAACCTTACATTCTCCATTAACGATATGAGATCTAACGCTCTGGGTATCTCCGGTGTAGATATCTCCAGCCAAACTGGAGCACAAAATGCTCTGACTAAATTGGATTCCGCAATTTCTAAAGTATCTTCTGAGCGTTCTAAACTGGGTGCTGTTCAAAACCGTTTGGAGCACACAATCAACAACTTGGGAACAACTTCTGAGAACTTGACTGCTTCCGAATCTCGTATTCGTGACGTAGACATGGCAAAAGAAATGATGGAACAAACAAAAAATAACATCCTTGCACAAGCTGCACAAGCAATGTTGGCACAAGCAAACCAACAACCGCAAGGCGTTCTGCAATTGCTTCGTTAA
- the csrA gene encoding carbon storage regulator CsrA gives MLVLSRKKGESIIIQDNIEVTILSVEGDTVRIGISAPKDIDIFRQEVYQSIQETNRESATPLAANVEAFMERLRNSGNKKE, from the coding sequence ATGCTGGTTTTATCACGGAAAAAGGGTGAATCTATTATCATTCAAGATAATATTGAAGTTACAATATTATCTGTAGAGGGTGATACGGTGCGTATTGGTATTTCAGCACCTAAAGATATTGATATCTTCAGACAAGAAGTATATCAATCGATTCAGGAGACAAACAGAGAGTCTGCAACACCTCTTGCAGCTAACGTTGAAGCATTTATGGAACGTCTTCGAAATAGTGGCAACAAAAAAGAATAA
- the fliW gene encoding flagellar assembly protein FliW has translation MAFFNQFLPREAFVIHIQTSIWGEIEVKEEDIFKFPKGLPGFEDKTEFTLIPWEDTPFTYLQSIQEPGLSFLLVSPFVFMPSYSFELADIDKEELAIEDQVTVYTIVTIHSQANNSTMNLLAPIVLNPENRLGKQVILHQSGYEPRHLIWAEEEKTSVKGGV, from the coding sequence ATGGCTTTTTTTAATCAATTTTTGCCGAGGGAGGCGTTTGTCATTCATATCCAAACAAGCATATGGGGAGAAATAGAAGTTAAAGAAGAAGATATATTTAAGTTTCCTAAAGGTTTACCGGGATTCGAAGATAAAACAGAATTTACATTAATCCCATGGGAGGATACGCCTTTTACTTATTTGCAGTCGATACAAGAGCCTGGACTTTCATTTCTGTTAGTAAGTCCATTTGTGTTTATGCCTAGCTATAGTTTTGAACTGGCCGACATAGACAAAGAAGAGCTCGCGATTGAAGATCAAGTCACCGTATACACAATTGTTACAATACATTCTCAGGCGAATAATTCTACAATGAATTTGCTAGCGCCGATTGTTTTGAATCCTGAAAATCGCCTAGGTAAACAGGTTATACTTCATCAATCTGGTTACGAACCACGCCATCTCATTTGGGCTGAAGAAGAGAAGACTTCAGTGAAGGGCGGGGTGTAA
- a CDS encoding DUF6470 family protein has translation MSTLPIVQIRTTPSLLSIDADLGQFSIRQPKADVQLNTKPSKLTVESYPIRLNVDQSKAFSAYTGGNMIDMNARIYSGIEQQFLQNMANRVQQGNQLAAIHKPGNTIANIIGTDWQSQPFPETRTPASFDNVDIRIETRPPDIRFQAAVSEMNVTVNRPEIEYQRGKLDIYVKQYASIQYTPPTVDMGL, from the coding sequence ATGAGTACTCTTCCAATTGTTCAAATTAGAACAACGCCATCGTTATTAAGTATAGATGCCGATCTTGGCCAATTTTCTATACGCCAGCCAAAAGCAGATGTGCAACTTAATACTAAGCCTTCTAAATTAACGGTGGAGAGTTATCCTATTCGACTGAATGTAGATCAATCTAAGGCGTTCTCTGCATACACTGGCGGAAATATGATAGATATGAATGCGAGAATATATTCAGGTATTGAACAGCAATTCCTGCAAAATATGGCCAATCGCGTACAACAGGGCAATCAATTGGCAGCTATTCACAAACCGGGTAACACGATTGCTAATATCATAGGTACGGACTGGCAATCACAGCCTTTCCCTGAGACTAGAACTCCTGCATCATTTGATAACGTAGATATTCGTATTGAAACGAGACCGCCTGATATTCGTTTTCAAGCCGCTGTCTCAGAAATGAATGTTACGGTCAACAGACCTGAGATTGAATACCAGAGGGGAAAGCTCGATATCTATGTTAAGCAGTATGCATCAATTCAATATACTCCACCTACTGTAGATATGGGGTTATAA
- the flgL gene encoding flagellar hook-associated protein FlgL, with the protein MRITNNMLSSQLLLNLNRNAQQMNNTQTQLATGRKINKPSDDPVGITYSLRYRAELSSNEQFQKNVDSAVSWLEFNDTVMNQAGNVVQRLRELTVQASTGTNPQSALDSIKEEVSQLKEQLVDISNSKLNGKYIFNGETYDVKPYDFPTNADGTMDTTTATSIITDKGKINFIVGESVQLPINVSGNEVFGTFTEEDNLFGIMNNIMKALGSGNKAELSNQLGNIDSRMDKMLAIRSEIGAKTNRVDLMAGRLDDLGINLTNLQAKVEDADYSELAMQSKIQENIYNASLSAGAKIISPSLVDFLR; encoded by the coding sequence ATGAGAATTACGAATAACATGCTTAGTTCACAGTTGCTTTTGAACCTGAACCGGAATGCACAGCAGATGAACAATACTCAGACCCAACTGGCAACAGGCCGTAAAATTAACAAACCTTCAGATGATCCGGTAGGGATTACATACTCCCTTCGGTATCGAGCTGAACTGTCTTCTAATGAACAATTTCAGAAAAATGTAGATAGTGCAGTATCCTGGCTAGAATTCAATGATACCGTAATGAATCAAGCGGGTAATGTGGTTCAGCGTCTGCGTGAGTTGACGGTTCAGGCATCGACTGGAACAAATCCTCAGTCCGCACTGGATAGTATCAAAGAAGAGGTTAGTCAACTTAAGGAACAGCTTGTTGATATTTCCAACAGTAAGCTTAACGGCAAGTATATATTTAATGGTGAAACCTATGACGTGAAGCCTTATGATTTCCCGACTAATGCAGATGGGACGATGGATACAACTACAGCTACATCAATCATTACAGATAAAGGGAAAATTAATTTTATTGTTGGTGAGAGCGTACAGCTACCGATAAATGTGAGTGGAAATGAAGTGTTTGGTACTTTTACGGAAGAAGATAATTTATTTGGTATCATGAACAATATCATGAAGGCATTGGGCAGTGGTAACAAGGCGGAACTTTCCAATCAGTTGGGAAATATCGATAGCCGTATGGATAAGATGTTAGCGATCCGTTCTGAAATTGGTGCGAAAACGAACCGTGTTGACTTGATGGCAGGCCGCTTAGACGATTTGGGCATAAACTTAACGAATCTTCAAGCCAAAGTTGAGGATGCTGATTATTCGGAACTTGCGATGCAATCTAAAATTCAGGAAAATATCTATAATGCTTCCTTGTCTGCGGGAGCCAAAATCATCTCTCCATCGTTAGTAGACTTCCTGAGATAA